Proteins from one Eriocheir sinensis breed Jianghai 21 unplaced genomic scaffold, ASM2467909v1 Scaffold91, whole genome shotgun sequence genomic window:
- the LOC126994892 gene encoding uncharacterized protein LOC126994892 isoform X3 produces MFPKTCSKHNIRRTVLGTCVVLGGARPNKVTITLCRRRGCWRALSSRKVAAFAFPEASGPTSVTAPLDLEYLFRCSGKPDAEATQIKICVAYRRGATRKARVSLEEFLEALLDGGRPGSFYLYIYEDKVGLQQASQQFQALPTTWPLEQKPDKGKKAMYTEGNTANDEDTYNEWKAYLEKVFAVDDHDDDTYNDDDTYNDDDTYNDEDTYNEWKVYLEKVFAVDDHDDDTYNDDDTYNDDDTYNERKDLPERVLTVKDKDFGEAAHEVVEASDVDATEEEEASNVSAAKEEEEEASDAGDAEEKEASDVPAAEDEEASDVGAAEDEDASDVGAEGEEKASDVTAVEEEETSDVPAAEEEEASDVTAAEEEETSDVGAAEEEEASDVTAAEEEETSDVGAAEEEEASDVPAVEKEEAPDVPAAEEEKATDVGATREEEASDVPAVEKEEASDVPAAEEEKATDVGATREEEAFDVGAAEEEAPLHREASRGEVHSPVTVPAARATVSLAYRSLTVAQRFISRLAGPGDRQLEDLRRSHGVSIVRVRRTLHIKGDRDAVLRCHRDIRDEIAEWRRREAAEVQ; encoded by the exons ATGTTCCCTAAAACCTGCAGCAAGCACAACATCCGACGCACCGTGCTCGGCACCTGCGTCGTGCTGGGCGGGGCTCGGCCCAACAAGGTGACCATCACCCTTTGCCGGCGTCGGGGGTGCTGGCGAGCCCTCAGCTCGCGGAAGGTGGCCGCCTTCGCCTTCCCGGAGGCGTCCGGCCCCACCTCCGTCACTGCCccgctggacctggagtacctcttcaggtgcagcgggaaaccAGACGCCGAAGCCACGCAGATCAAGATCTGTGTGGCGTACCGCCGCGGTGCAACTCGCAAGGCCCGCGTTAGCCTGGAGGAGTTCCTGGAGGCGCTGCTGGACGGAGGGCGACCTGGCAGCTTCTACTTGTACATCTATGAAGACAAAGTCGGCCTCCAGCAAGCCAGTCAGCAGTTCCAGGCCCTTCCCACAACATGGCCACTGGAACAGAAACCCGACAAGGGAAAGAAGGCCATGTATACTGAAGGAAACACcgccaatgatgaagacacctacaacgaatggaaagcttacctagaaaaggtgtttgcggtggacgatcatgacgatgacacttacaatgacgatgacacctacaatgacgatgacacctacaatgatgaagacacctacaacgaatggaaagtttacctagaaaag gtgtttgcggtggacgatcatgacgatgacacttacaatgacgatgacacttacaatgacgatgacacctacaatgaacggaaggatctcccggaaagggtgcttacggtgaaagataaagactttggcgaggcggcgcacgaggttgtggaagcctctgatgtcgatgcaacagaagaggaggaagcctcaaatGTTTCTgccgcgaaagaggaagaagaagaagcctctgatgctggtgacgcagaagagaaagaagcctctgatgttcctgccgcagaggatgaagaagcctctgatgtcggtgccgcagaggatgaagatgcctctgatgtcggtgccgagggagaggagaaagcctctgatgttaccgccgtagaggaagaagaaacctctgatgttcctgccgctgaagaggaagaagcctctgatgttaccgccgcagaggaggaagaaacctctgatgtcggtgccgctgaagaggaagaagcctctgatgttaccgccgcagaggaggaagaaacctctgatgtcggtgccgctgaagaggaagaagcctctgatgttcctgccgtagaaaaggaagaagcacctgatgttcctgccgcagaggaggaaaaagccactgatgtcggtgccacaagagaggaagaagcctctgatgttcctgccgtagaaaaggaagaagcctctgatgttcctgccgcagaggaggaaaaagccactgatgtcggtgccacaagagaggaggaagcctTTGACGTcggtgccgcagaagaggaggcacCACTGCACAGAGAAGCCTCTCGGGGCGAAGTCCATTCACCAGTGACCGTCCCTGCCGCCCGCGCCACAGTTTCCCTCGCCTACCGCAGCCTCACCGTGGCGCAGAGATTCATCTCCCGCCTCGCAGGACCCGGTGACCGCCAGCTGGAGGACCTGCGGCGGAGCCACGGCGTCAGCATCGTGCGGGTCAGGCGAACCCTGCACATCAAGGGCGACAGGGACGCTGTGCTGCGGTGCCACCGAGACATACGCGAcgagatcgccgagtggcggaggcgCGAGGCCGCTGAGGTTCAGTAA
- the LOC126994892 gene encoding uncharacterized protein LOC126994892 isoform X1, with the protein MFPKTCSKHNIRRTVLGTCVVLGGARPNKVTITLCRRRGCWRALSSRKVAAFAFPEASGPTSVTAPLDLEYLFRCSGKPDAEATQIKICVAYRRGATRKARVSLEEFLEALLDGGRPGSFYLYIYEDKVGLQQASQQFQALPTTWPLEQKPDKGKKAMYTEGNTANDEDTYNEWKAYLEKVFAVDDHDDDTYNDDDTYNDDDTYNDEDTYNEWKVYLEKVFAVEDHDDDTYNDDDTYNDDDTYNDEDTYNEWKVYLEKVFAVDDHDDDTYNDDDTYNDDDTYNERKDLPERVLTVKDKDFGEAAHEVVEASDVDATEEEEASNVSAAKEEEEEASDAGDAEEKEASDVPAAEDEEASDVGAAEDEDASDVGAEGEEKASDVTAVEEEETSDVPAAEEEEASDVTAAEEEETSDVGAAEEEEASDVTAAEEEETSDVGAAEEEEASDVPAVEKEEAPDVPAAEEEKATDVGATREEEASDVPAVEKEEASDVPAAEEEKATDVGATREEEAFDVGAAEEEAPLHREASRGEVHSPVTVPAARATVSLAYRSLTVAQRFISRLAGPGDRQLEDLRRSHGVSIVRVRRTLHIKGDRDAVLRCHRDIRDEIAEWRRREAAEVQ; encoded by the exons ATGTTCCCTAAAACCTGCAGCAAGCACAACATCCGACGCACCGTGCTCGGCACCTGCGTCGTGCTGGGCGGGGCTCGGCCCAACAAGGTGACCATCACCCTTTGCCGGCGTCGGGGGTGCTGGCGAGCCCTCAGCTCGCGGAAGGTGGCCGCCTTCGCCTTCCCGGAGGCGTCCGGCCCCACCTCCGTCACTGCCccgctggacctggagtacctcttcaggtgcagcgggaaaccAGACGCCGAAGCCACGCAGATCAAGATCTGTGTGGCGTACCGCCGCGGTGCAACTCGCAAGGCCCGCGTTAGCCTGGAGGAGTTCCTGGAGGCGCTGCTGGACGGAGGGCGACCTGGCAGCTTCTACTTGTACATCTATGAAGACAAAGTCGGCCTCCAGCAAGCCAGTCAGCAGTTCCAGGCCCTTCCCACAACATGGCCACTGGAACAGAAACCCGACAAGGGAAAGAAGGCCATGTATACTGAAGGAAACACcgccaatgatgaagacacctacaacgaatggaaagcttacctagaaaaggtgtttgcggtggacgatcatgacgatgacacttacaatgacgatgacacctacaatgacgatgacacctacaatgatgaagacacctacaacgaatggaaagtttacctagaaaag gtgtttgcggtggaagatcatgacgatgacacttacaatgacgatgacacttacaatgacgatgacacctacaatgatgaagacacctacaacgaatggaaagtttacctagaaaaggtgtttgcggtggacgatcatgacgatgacacttacaatgacgatgacacttacaatgacgatgacacctacaatgaacggaaggatctcccggaaagggtgcttacggtgaaagataaagactttggcgaggcggcgcacgaggttgtggaagcctctgatgtcgatgcaacagaagaggaggaagcctcaaatGTTTCTgccgcgaaagaggaagaagaagaagcctctgatgctggtgacgcagaagagaaagaagcctctgatgttcctgccgcagaggatgaagaagcctctgatgtcggtgccgcagaggatgaagatgcctctgatgtcggtgccgagggagaggagaaagcctctgatgttaccgccgtagaggaagaagaaacctctgatgttcctgccgctgaagaggaagaagcctctgatgttaccgccgcagaggaggaagaaacctctgatgtcggtgccgctgaagaggaagaagcctctgatgttaccgccgcagaggaggaagaaacctctgatgtcggtgccgctgaagaggaagaagcctctgatgttcctgccgtagaaaaggaagaagcacctgatgttcctgccgcagaggaggaaaaagccactgatgtcggtgccacaagagaggaagaagcctctgatgttcctgccgtagaaaaggaagaagcctctgatgttcctgccgcagaggaggaaaaagccactgatgtcggtgccacaagagaggaggaagcctTTGACGTcggtgccgcagaagaggaggcacCACTGCACAGAGAAGCCTCTCGGGGCGAAGTCCATTCACCAGTGACCGTCCCTGCCGCCCGCGCCACAGTTTCCCTCGCCTACCGCAGCCTCACCGTGGCGCAGAGATTCATCTCCCGCCTCGCAGGACCCGGTGACCGCCAGCTGGAGGACCTGCGGCGGAGCCACGGCGTCAGCATCGTGCGGGTCAGGCGAACCCTGCACATCAAGGGCGACAGGGACGCTGTGCTGCGGTGCCACCGAGACATACGCGAcgagatcgccgagtggcggaggcgCGAGGCCGCTGAGGTTCAGTAA
- the LOC126994892 gene encoding uncharacterized protein LOC126994892 isoform X2, with amino-acid sequence MFPKTCSKHNIRRTVLGTCVVLGGARPNKVTITLCRRRGCWRALSSRKVAAFAFPEASGPTSVTAPLDLEYLFRCSGKPDAEATQIKICVAYRRGATRKARVSLEEFLEALLDGGRPGSFYLYIYEDKVGLQQASQQFQALPTTWPLEQKPDKGKKAMYTEGNTANDEDTYNEWKAYLEKVFAVDDHDDDTYNDDDTYNDDDTYNDEDTYNEWKVYLEKVFAVEDDEGDTPNDEDTYNEWKVYLEKVFAVDDHDDDTYNDDDTYNDDDTYNERKDLPERVLTVKDKDFGEAAHEVVEASDVDATEEEEASNVSAAKEEEEEASDAGDAEEKEASDVPAAEDEEASDVGAAEDEDASDVGAEGEEKASDVTAVEEEETSDVPAAEEEEASDVTAAEEEETSDVGAAEEEEASDVTAAEEEETSDVGAAEEEEASDVPAVEKEEAPDVPAAEEEKATDVGATREEEASDVPAVEKEEASDVPAAEEEKATDVGATREEEAFDVGAAEEEAPLHREASRGEVHSPVTVPAARATVSLAYRSLTVAQRFISRLAGPGDRQLEDLRRSHGVSIVRVRRTLHIKGDRDAVLRCHRDIRDEIAEWRRREAAEVQ; translated from the exons ATGTTCCCTAAAACCTGCAGCAAGCACAACATCCGACGCACCGTGCTCGGCACCTGCGTCGTGCTGGGCGGGGCTCGGCCCAACAAGGTGACCATCACCCTTTGCCGGCGTCGGGGGTGCTGGCGAGCCCTCAGCTCGCGGAAGGTGGCCGCCTTCGCCTTCCCGGAGGCGTCCGGCCCCACCTCCGTCACTGCCccgctggacctggagtacctcttcaggtgcagcgggaaaccAGACGCCGAAGCCACGCAGATCAAGATCTGTGTGGCGTACCGCCGCGGTGCAACTCGCAAGGCCCGCGTTAGCCTGGAGGAGTTCCTGGAGGCGCTGCTGGACGGAGGGCGACCTGGCAGCTTCTACTTGTACATCTATGAAGACAAAGTCGGCCTCCAGCAAGCCAGTCAGCAGTTCCAGGCCCTTCCCACAACATGGCCACTGGAACAGAAACCCGACAAGGGAAAGAAGGCCATGTATACTGAAGGAAACACcgccaatgatgaagacacctacaacgaatggaaagcttacctagaaaaggtgtttgcggtggacgatcatgacgatgacacttacaatgacgatgacacctacaatgacgatgacacctacaatgatgaagacacctacaacgaatggaaagtttacctagaaaaggtgtttgcggtggaagacgatgaaggagacacccccaatgatgaagacacctacaacgaatggaaagtttacctagaaaag gtgtttgcggtggacgatcatgacgatgacacttacaatgacgatgacacttacaatgacgatgacacctacaatgaacggaaggatctcccggaaagggtgcttacggtgaaagataaagactttggcgaggcggcgcacgaggttgtggaagcctctgatgtcgatgcaacagaagaggaggaagcctcaaatGTTTCTgccgcgaaagaggaagaagaagaagcctctgatgctggtgacgcagaagagaaagaagcctctgatgttcctgccgcagaggatgaagaagcctctgatgtcggtgccgcagaggatgaagatgcctctgatgtcggtgccgagggagaggagaaagcctctgatgttaccgccgtagaggaagaagaaacctctgatgttcctgccgctgaagaggaagaagcctctgatgttaccgccgcagaggaggaagaaacctctgatgtcggtgccgctgaagaggaagaagcctctgatgttaccgccgcagaggaggaagaaacctctgatgtcggtgccgctgaagaggaagaagcctctgatgttcctgccgtagaaaaggaagaagcacctgatgttcctgccgcagaggaggaaaaagccactgatgtcggtgccacaagagaggaagaagcctctgatgttcctgccgtagaaaaggaagaagcctctgatgttcctgccgcagaggaggaaaaagccactgatgtcggtgccacaagagaggaggaagcctTTGACGTcggtgccgcagaagaggaggcacCACTGCACAGAGAAGCCTCTCGGGGCGAAGTCCATTCACCAGTGACCGTCCCTGCCGCCCGCGCCACAGTTTCCCTCGCCTACCGCAGCCTCACCGTGGCGCAGAGATTCATCTCCCGCCTCGCAGGACCCGGTGACCGCCAGCTGGAGGACCTGCGGCGGAGCCACGGCGTCAGCATCGTGCGGGTCAGGCGAACCCTGCACATCAAGGGCGACAGGGACGCTGTGCTGCGGTGCCACCGAGACATACGCGAcgagatcgccgagtggcggaggcgCGAGGCCGCTGAGGTTCAGTAA